The Streptomyces cyanogenus DNA segment CACCGAGGGCGCCCAGTTGGAGGGCTTCGACATCGACCTCGTCCACCACATCGCCGCGGACATCCTCGGCGACCCGGACGCGGTGCAGTTCAAGGCGATACCGACCAGCCAGCGCATCGCGGCGATCGAGGACGGGCGGGTGGACATGGTGGTGCGCACCATGACGATCACCTGTGACCGGCTCCGCCACGTCGCCTTCTCCGCGCCGTACTTCAAGACCGGCCAGCAGGTCCTCGCGCCCAAGTCGTCCCCGATCACGGGCTACGACGACTCGCTGGCGCACAAGAAGGTGTGCACGGCGGCCGGTTCGACGACGTACACCAAGCTGGCCGCCGACCGGAAGGAGGGCCGGCTGCCCGCCTCCACGGACATCTCCACCACCGTCCCGAACCAGCTCGACTGCCTGGTCCGGCTGCAGCTCGGCGAGGTGGACGCGGTGGTGACCGACGGCGCGCTCGCCGCGAGCCAGGCCGCCCAGGACCCGACCGTCGAACTCAAGGGCAAGCCGTTCACGACCGAGTACTACGGAGTGGCGATGAAGAAGGACGCGGACGATCTGGTACGCCGGGTCAACCGTGTTCTGGTGGACTACCGCGCACAGGGCTGGCAGACGTCGTACGACGACTGGCTGTCGGCGACACTGGGCAGGGATGCGTCCGCGTCGAAGCCGCCCGCGCCGCAGTACCTGCGCGGCAGTTGAGCCGTACCCGACCGGAAAAGACAGCGAGCGAGAGGTGATCGATGGGCGTCACGGACCCCGCCGGGCCGGTGATGGACCGGGACGAGGTGGACCGTGCGCTGGCGCGGCTCGGCCAGGAGCACGAGGCGATCGAGACCTCGCTGCTGGCCCTGCAGGACCACGCGGGCCGCAGACTCCTCGAAGGCGCGGAACTGACCGGTGTCACCAAGGAGCGCTGGCAGGCGACGGAGGTGCAGATCACCCAGCTGTGGGCGTACTTCGACGCCTACACGGCCGCGCTGCGCGGCGCCCGGGAGATCCGCGCCCGGCGCCGCTGGTCCAGCCGGGAGGACCTGGCGGAGCTGACCGGGCTGCTGCGCGGCGAGTGCGTGACCGTCCCCGGCGGCGGGCGGGGCAGGCTGAGCGAGACGTTCTCGCTGTCCGCGCTGGTGGACCGGATGAACGAGCTGTACGCGGCCGGCCTGGACGTGATCGTCGCCGCCGACGCGGTCTGGTCGGCGCTGCCCGCGCGGATCGATTTACTCGCCGCGGAACTTAAGCGCACCCGGCAGCTCGCGCACTCGGTCGGGGTGCGCCCCGGCGAGCACCCGGCCGGCGACGACCTGGAGCGGATCACCCGCACGCTGACCCGGCTGCGCGCGGACGTCGTCTCCGACCCGCTCGCCTTCTGGGTGCCGGCCGAGGGCAGTTCGGCGCCCGGCGGCGGACGTCCGGACACGACGGTGTACGACCGTGAGGCGCGCGCCCTGGAGGACGTACGGCGGGAGATCGACGCCGTGCTGACGGTGCGCCAGGACGCGGAGGCACGGCTGATCCGGCTGCGGGACGTGCTCTCGCGCGCGGACCGCACCCTCGCCGAGGCCCGTACCGCGCGCGGCGAGGTGCTGGCGAAGATCGCCGCGACCGAGGTGCCGGTGGTGAGCGGTCCGCCGACCGCGCTGCAGGAGCAGCTGGCGGCCGCGGCCGAGTACCGCAGGCAGGCCCAGTGGCACCGGCTCTCCCCGCTGCTGGAGGCGCTGGAGGAGAAGGCGGAGGACGAACTGCTGCGCGCCCGCGAGTCGTTGACCGCGGTCACCGCGCCGCTCGCGGTCCGCGCCGAGCTGCGCGGCCGGCTGGACGCCTACAAGGCGAAGGTCGCCCGGCACGGGCTGGCGGAGGACCCGCTGCTGGTCGAGCGGTACGACGCGGCCCGCCGCATGCTGTGGAGCGCGCCCTGCGACCTGCGCGTGGCAGAGCAGGCCGTGCTGCGCTACCAGCAGGCGGCGGCCGAACTGCTCGGCGGCGCGAGCGCGCCGGAGGACACCCGGGGGGACCACAAGGGGGAAGGCTCATGAGTCAGCCGGGGCAGACCTGCCAGCGGCCGGGCTGCGAAGGGTTGTACGAGGACGTCGGCGGCGGCGAGCTGTACTGCGACACGTGCGGTCTCGCGCCCGTGGTGTCGGCCGGGGGCCCCTCCTCCGGGGACGGCACGGTGGGCTCGCCGCCCACCGGGATCACCCGGGCGGCGTCCGACAGCGGCGGTTCGGGCAGCTCCCGTACGTCCTCGCAGTCGTCGCGGTCGCGCCGCTCGGTCTCCGGGCGGCTGTCCCGCTCGCTGTCGGGCAAGTCCACCGGCCGCTCGGTGTCGGTGCGCAGCTCCGGCTCCTCCTCCGGCGCGTCCACGCGCGGGCGGCTGGGCGCCGGGCTGGTCTCCGTGCCGCAGGTGCCGCGGCCCGACCCGCGCGCGATGGTGCTGGAGAACCCGGAGGTGCCCGAGCGGAAGCGGTTCTGCTCCCGGTCGGACTGCGGGGCGCCGGTCGGCCGGGCCCGGGGTGACCGGCCGGGCCGCACGGAGGGGTTCTGCACCAAGTGCGGGCACCCGTACTCCTTCGTGCCCAAGCTGAAGGCCGGGGACATCGTGCACGGCCAGTACGAGGTGGCGGGCTGCCTCGCGCACGGCGGGCTCGGCTGGATCTACCTCGCCGTGGACCGGGCCGTCTCCGACCGCTGGGTGGTGCTCAAGGGCCTGCTGGACACCGGCGACCAGGACGCGATGGCCGCGGCGATCTCCGAGCGGCGGTTCCTCGCGGAGATCGAGCACGCCAACATCGTGCGGATCTACAACTTCGTGGAGCACCTGGACCAGCGCACCGGCTCCCTCGACGGCTACATCGTCATGGAGTACGTCGGCGGCAAGTCCCTGAAGGAGATCGCCAACGCCCGCCGCGCGCCCGACGGACGGCGTGATCCGCTGCCGGTGGAGCAGGCGTGCGCCTACGGCATCGAGGCGCTGGAGGCGCTCGGCCATCTGCACAGCCGGAACCTGCTGTACTGCGACTTCAAGGTCGACAACGCCATCCAGACCGAGGACCAGCTCAAGCTGATCGACATGGGCGCGGTCCGCCGGATGGACGACGACGAGTCGGCGATCTACGGCACGGTCGGCTACCAGGCGCCGGAGGTCGCCGAGACCGGCCCGTCGGTGGCCAGCGACCTGTACACGGTGGGCCGTACGCTGGCCGTGCTGACCTTCGACTTCCAGGGCTACACGAACGTCTACGCGGACTCCCTGCCCGACCCGGACAGCATCGAGGTCTTCCGCCGGTACGAGTCCTTCTACCGGCTCCTGGTCCGCGCCACCGACCCCGATCCGGCCCGCCGGTTCGCCTCCGCGCAGGAGATGGCCGAGCAGCTGACAGGTGTGCTGCGGGAGGTCGTCGCACTCCAGACCGGGCAGCCGCGGCCCTCGCTGTCGACGCTGTTCGGCCCGGAGCTGAAGGTCACCGACACGGAGCTGTTCCCGCGGCTGGACGCGGACGTGTCCCGGCTGGGCGCACGGCCGGCGCGGAAGGCGGAGCCCGCCGTGCCCGCCCCTGCCCCGCCGGCCCTCGTCAAGCCCGTCGACACCCCGGCCGCCGCGCTCGCCCTGCCGGTGCCGCTGGTCGACCCGAGCGACCCGAACGCCGGTTTCCTGGCGGGCCTGCCGGCGTCCGCACCGGCCGAGCTGGTGACCGCGCTGGCCGCCGCGCCCGCGCAGACCGTGGAGACCCGGCTCCGGCAGATCCGCGCCCGGCTGGAGAGCGGCGACCACCAGGGCGCGGCGATGAGCCTCGCCAAGCTGGACGAGGAGCGGCCGGACGACTGGCGGGTGGTGTGGTACCGGGGCGTGGCCGCCCTGGTCACCGGCGACTTCGAGGGCGCCGCGCTCGCCTTCGACGCGATCTACGACGCCTTCCCGGGCGAGGCCGCGCCGAAGCTGGCGCTCGGACTGTGCGCGGAGGTGCTCGGCCAGCTGGACAACGCGGCCGAGTACTACCGGCTGGTGTGGACGACCGACCCGAGCTTCGTGAGCGCCGCGTTCGGGCTGGCCCGGGTGCAGCTGGCGGCCGGGGACCGGCGGGAGGCCGTACGGACGCTGGAGTCGGTGCCGGAGTCCTCCATCCACTACACGGCCGCCCGCGTCGCCGCCGTCCGGGCCCGGATCGCCCGGCGCACGGCGGACGCGGGTGACGTGCCGTTGCTGGACGACCTGACGGCCGCCGCGGGCCAGGTCGAGGCACTCCAGGCCTACGGCCTGGACCCGGCGCGGCGCGAGCGGTTGTCGGCGGAAGTACTCGGCTGCGCGCTGGACTGGATACTCTCCGGGGGTCAGGGCACCGGGCCGGCCGTCGGAGGCCGGGTGCTCCTGGGCAGCGGTCTGGACGAGCGGGGTCTCCGCTTCGGCCTGGAGCGCGCCTATCGCACGCTGGCCCGGCTGGCGACCGGCGGCGAGGAGAGGATCGAGCTGGTGGAACGGGCCAACCGTTACCGCCCCCGGACGTGGGTGTAGTCGATGTCGCAGAAGCCCCAGCAGGCCGCACTGCCGAAGTGCCCGAGCTGCGCGGAGCCCGTGGAGTCGGGTGACCTGTTCTGCGGAGCGTGCGGATACGACCTTTCGGTGGTACCCGCCCCGCAGCAGGACCAGCAGGACCATCCGACGCTCACCATGACCGGCTCCGCCGCGTCCGGGGACGGCACGGCCGGCGCCCCGGTGTCCGGGCACGAGTCCGGCACCGGGCAGACCGGCGGTTCCGGGGTGCGGTTCGACCGGCCGGCCGAGCCCGACGAGTACCCGTTGCAGGCGCCCGACCCGCGGCTGGCCGCCGCCCCGGCCGCCTCGGCCGACCCGGCGCAGGTCTGCGTGGCCTGCCGGGCGGGCCGGGTGGACAGCGACGGCTACTGCGAGAACTGCGGGCACGCCCAGCCCCGCGAACGCGACCACGTGGAGCGGGAGTCGGGCCCGGTCGCCGCCGTCAGCGACCGCGGGCTGCGCCACCACCGCAACGAGGACGCCTTCGCCGTCGGCCACACCACGCTGCCCGACGGCACCCCGGCGGCGGTGGCGATCGTCTGCGACGGCGTCTCCTCCGCGACCCGCCCGGACGACGCCTCCCTGGCCGCCTCCCAGGCGGCCGGCGACACCCTGCTCGCCGCGCTGCCCCGCGGCACCCACCCGCAGCAGGCGATGCACGAGGCGATCGTCGCCGCCGCGCAGGCCGTCAACGCGCTCGCCGAGGAGCCCGCCACGGCCCGCGAGCACGCCCCGCACCAGAACGCCCCGGCGTGCACGATCGTCGGCGCGGTGGTCACCTCCGGGCTGCTGGTCGTCGGCTGGGTCGGCGACAGCCGGGCCTACTGGGTGCCCACCGACCGCGGCACACCGCCCGCCCGGCTGACCGAGGACGACTCCTGGGCGGCGCAGATGGTCGCCGCCGGCCTGATGAGCGAGGCCGAGGCGTACGCCGACGAGCGCGCCCACGCGATCACCGGATGGCTCGGCGCGGACGCCTACGAACTGGAGCCGCACACCGCCTCGTTCAAGCCGGACCGGCCGGGTGCGGTGGTGGTGTGCACCGACGGACTGTGGAACTACGCGGAGACGGCCGAGGAGATGTGCGAGGTCGTCCCGGCGGACGCGGCGACCCGCCCGCTGCACGGCGCCCGGGTGCTGGTCGGGCACGCCCTGGACGGCGGGGGCCACGACAACGTAACAGTGGCGGTCCTGCCGTTCCCGGCGCCGCCGCAGGGGGCAGGATCGGCCTGAGGGCCGTATCCGACGGGGGAACGGCACGGGGAAGCAGGGGGCGGACCGGAGGGGACCGGTCCGCTCACAGCCATCGCCCCGCGTGGGCGGGGTGTCGAGGGGGATGCGATCAATCATGGCCAATTTCGCGAAGTCGAACGTGCCGCAGTTCTCGGTGGACGTCTACCAGAACGAGTACCTGCCCGAGGGCGGCAGCGAGGTCAACGCCATCGTCACGGTGAGCGCGACCGGCGGCGGCACCATCGGCAGCACGGTCTCCGCACCCGTGTACGCGCCGGGGCAGCGGCCCTCCGCCGCGGTGGCGCTCATGGTCGACTGCTCGGGCTCCATGGACTATCCGCCGACCAAGATGCGCAACGCGCGGGACGCCACGGCCGCCGCGATCGACACCCTGCGCGACGGCACCCGCTTCGCGGTGATCGGCGGCACCCACGTGGCCACGGAGGTCTATCCGGGCGACGGACGGCTCGCGGTCGCCGACGCCACCACCCGGGAGCAGGCCAAGCAGGCGCTGCGCCGGCTGAGCGCGGGCGGCGGTACGGCCATCGGCACCTGGCTGCGGCTCGCCGACCGGCTGCTGTCCTCGGCGGACGTCACCATCCGGCACGGCATCCTGCTCACCGACGGCCGCAACGAACACGAGGCGCCGGAGGACCTGCGGGCCGCGCTGGACGCCTGCGCCGGGCGGTTCACCTGCGACGCCCGGGGCGTGGGCACCGACTGGGAAGTGAAAGAAGTCACAGGGATCGCCTCGGCACTGCTCGGCACCGCCGACATCGTCGCCGACCCGGCGGGCCTGGCCGCCGACTTCACGAAGATGATGGAGACGGCGATGGGCAAGGAGGTCGCCGACGTCGCCCTGCGGGTGTGGACGCCGGTCGGCACGGCCATCCGGTTCCTCAAGCAAGTCGCCCCCAGCATGGAGGACTTGACCGGCCGGCGCACCGAGGCCGGGCCGCGCGCCGGGGACTATCCGACCGGGTCCTGGGGCGACGAGTCCCGCGACTACCACCTGTGCGTGACGGTCCCGCCGGCCGGGCTCGGCCGGGAGATGCTCGCCGCGCGGGTGTCGCTGGTGATACCGCAACCGGACGGAGGGGCACAAAACCTCGGCGCGCAGGGGCTGGTACGGGCCGTGTGGACCGACGACATGACCGCATCCACCTCGATCAACCCCCAAGTCGCCCACTACACCGGGCAGGCCGAACTGGCGCAGGCCATCCAGAAGGGGCTCGACCTTCGCAAAGCGGGCGATTTCGATGGTGCAACGGCCAAACTGGGGCGGGCCGTTCAGCTCGCGAGCGCCTCGGGGAACGCCGATACTGCGAAACTGCTTGCGAAGGTGGTGGACGTGGTCGACGCCGCGACAGGTACTGTGCGGTTGAAGACGAGGGTCGCCGAGGCGGACGAGATGACTCTGGAGACCCGGTCCACCAAGACTGTCCGTGTGAAGAAGTGACCCTCCAAAGCGTAGGAGAAGGGGAAGCACCGACATGCCGACCTGCCCGAACGGACACCAGTCGGGTTCCGACGACTGGTGCGAGGTCTGCGGTCACCGCATGGCCGGTGCCGTACCTCCGCCCCCTCCGCCGCCGCCCCCGGCCGCCGGCGGCTACGGCTTCCCGCCACCCGCGGGTGCCGGTGGCCGGCCCGGTCCGGCCGCCGCGGACCCCGAGCCGGAGCTGTGCCCGCAGTGCCGTACGCCCCGTGAGGGCGGCGCGCCCTTCTGCGAGGAGTGCCGGTGGAACTTCCTGACCAACACCGCGACGTCCTACACCCCGGCCGCCCCGCGTCCGCCGCAGCCGCGGTTCCAGCCGCCGAGCGCGACGTACGGCGGCGGTGACGGGTACGAGTACCAGGGCTCGCGGCCCTCGCAGGTGAACCGGCCGGCCGAGCCGATCCCGTCCTTCGGCAGCGAGCCGTCGGGCCCGACGCCGTTCGGCGGCAACCGTGCCCCGTCCGGCCCGCCGACCTCCCCCGGCCCCTCGGGCCCGCCCCCGTTCGGCACCGGCAACCAGCGCCCGCCGGGCCCGCCGCCGGGCTTCGGCGGCGGCCCGAACACGGCACCGGGCCAGCGCCCCGGCCCCCAGGGCCCCGGCGCCCCATCGACTCCGCCCGGCTTCGGCGGCGGTCCCGGCCAGGGCCAGGGTCACCCCGGTCAAGGCCAGGGTCAGGGCCAAGGCCCGGGCTCCGGCGGACCGTCCGGCTTCGGCGGCGGTCCCGGTCAGGGCCAGGGTCACCCCGGTCAGGGCCAAGGCCCGGGCTCCGGCGGTCCCTCCGGGTTCGGCGGCGGTCCCGGGCAGGGTCCCGGCGCCGGTGGCCCCTCGGGGTTCGGCGGCGGTCCCGGTCAGGGGCCGGGAACCGGTGGCCCCTCCGGTCCGTCGGGGTTCGGCGGTGGCCAGGGTCAGGGACAAGGCCAGGGCCAGGGTCAGGGCCCCGGTCATGGCTTCGGTGGTCCGGGGCAGGGCCCCGGCGGCCCGTCCGCGCCGCCCCCGCCCTTCGGGCGTGAGCCCTCCCGTCCCGGTGGCCCCACGCCGCCCGGCCCCTCCGGCTTCGGCGGCGGTCCCGGCGGTGCTCCGCAGGGGTTCCAGCAGGCCGGAGCGTCGGCTCCGCCCGCGTTCCCGCGCGAGACCGGCCGCCCGGCGGCGGGCGACGACGACTGGGTGCTCTCCCCGCCGTCGTCCCCGGGCCCGGGCGGACCCGGCGGACCGGGCCAGGGCCCCGGCGGTCAGGGCGGCGGCTACGGCTACCCGCACCCCGGCGCCACCCAGGCCCCCGGCGGACCCGGCGGCTTCCCGCAGGCACCGCAGGCCTCCCAGCCGGCCACCTGGACGGCGACCATCGGCCCGGACCGCGAGTACTTCATGGCGATGATGCAGCGCTCCGGCCCCGAGGCCGCCGGCCTGAACCTGCCCGCGTACTCGCCCGAGCAGCAGCGCACGCTCTCCGGCAACCAGGTCACCATCGGCCGCCGCCGGCACTCCACCGGCGACACCCCCGACATCGACCTGTCGGTGCCGCCGGAGGACCCGGGCGTCTCGCACCAGCACGCGGTGCTGGTGCAGCAGCCGGACGGCAGCTGGGCGGTCGTCGACCAGAACTCGACGAACGGCACCACGGTCAACATGTCGGAGGAGCCGATCCAGCCGTTCGTGCCGGTCCCGCTCCAGGACGGCGACCGGGTGCACGTCGGCGCCTGGACGACGATCACCGTCCGCCGGGGCTGAGCGCGCTCAGGGCAGGGGCCAGGCGTACGGCCCCTCCGGGTCGTCCAGCCACGCCCAGGTGTGCTCGCCGGCGACCGTGACGCCGTAGCGTCCGCGGCCCGGCTCGCCCTCGCGTTCCCACAGGGCGTACGCCTCCCGCGGGTCGAGGGTGCCCCGGGCCAGCGCGAGCAGGAAGCGGAACGGTTCCTGCTCGCGGGCCCGGCCCGGCAGCCCGGCCAGGCAGACGCTCTCGGGCTCCGCCCCGCCCTCGCCGCGCAGCGGCACGAAGAAGGCGGCCCGGGGCAGGAAGCGGCCCTCGGCGTGCTCCGCGTCCCGCACGCTCAGGGCGAGCAGTCCGGTGGCGAGCGGGGTCAGGACGCGCGCGCCGGGCCGGCACTGGGCGAGCCAGGCGCGCGGCACCGTGGGCAGCTCGCAGGTGGCGATGATCCGGTCGAAGGGGGCGCGCTCGGGCGCTCCGCGCGCGCCGTCGCCGGTGACGACGACCGGGCGGAAGCCGGCCGCGGCGAGGTGCTGCCGGGCCGACTCGGTGATCTCCGGTTCCAGGTCGATGGTGGTGACGAGGTCGTCGGCGCCGAGCCGGTGGGCGAGCAGGGCCGCGTTGTAGCCGGTGCCGGCGCCCACCTCCAGGACCCGGTCGCCGTCCCGGACGCGCAGCGCGACCAGCATCCGGGCCATCAGGGAGGGCTGGCTGCTGGAGGAGAGGAGCCGGCCGTCGCGCAGCCGGGTGGCCAGCGGTTCGTCCGCGTAGGCGCCGCGCACCCAGCGTTCCCGGGCCTCCAGGTCGGGGTTCTCGCCCCAGCGCCGCTCGTAGCCGCGCGGCCCGGCGACGTAGTAGTACGGCACGAACAGGTGCCGGGGCACCGCCGCGAACGCCTCCCGCCACACCGGGTCCGCGTCCCAGGCCCCGTCGGCGTCGATCTCCCGTACCAGCGCGGCCCGTGCCGCGTCGGCGAGAACCTCGATCTCCGTGTCGTGGGCGCCCATGGGTCCACAGTAGGGGCGGGCGGTCCCCGGGAGGGGGCGGCCGGGGGGTGGTCCTAAGCCTTGAGTCCTGGGTCATCCCGTCTGAGACGATGGACGGGTGAATGAGATTCGGCGCGGCACGCTTCAGGAGCAGACCTTCTACGAGCAGGTCGGCGGGGAGGAGACCTTCCGCCGGCTCGTCCACCGTTTCTACCAGGGAGTCGCCGAGGACCCGCTCCTGCGGCCGATGTACCCGGAGGAGGACCTGGGCCCGGCCGAGGAGCGGCTGGCCCTGTTCCTGATGCAGTACTGGGGCGGGCCCACGACGTACAGCGAGAACCGCGGCCACCCGCGGCTGCGGATGCGGCACGCGCCGTTCACCGTGGACCGGGCGGCGCACGACGCCTGGCTGCGGCACATGCGGGTGGCGGTCGACGAACTGGGGCTGCCGGAGGAGCACGAGCGGACGCTGTGGAACTACCTGACGTACGCCGCCGCGTCGATGGTGAACACCCCGGACTGACGGTTCGTCGCTGAAGGCCGGATTCCGGTCACCGCGTGCCGCATTCCGGTCACAATCCGGTATAGAGCGGCCGACAACCGCTTACCCCACGTCCCGCGCTCTGCGAGCATCGCCCGCAGGTCTGGAAATCCGGACACACGGGGGCCGGGTGTGACGGGGTTCGTCTTCTCACGCGCGCGTGCGCACCGCCTGCTGCTGTGCGCCGCTCTGCTGACGGTGGTGCTGACCACCGCGGTGCTGGCGACGCTCACGGCGTACTCGGGGGCGATCGGCGACGCGGCGCTGCGCCATGTGCTGGGCGACTCCCGCAACGCCGCCGACACCGCGCTGATCGTCAAGGCGGACGTGCCGCCGGCCGGACGGTCCGCCGCCGACACCGCCGTACGCCGGGGCGCCCGCACCACGTTCGCCGGGTTACCGGTGACCGTACGGACCCTGCGCCGCTCGGGACCGTACGCGCTGCCCCGCTCGCTCCAGCCTGCCGCGAAGCGATCCGGCGACCCGGACCTGACCTACTTCGCGGCCCTGGACCGCACGCAGTCGCGGCTGGCCGCCGGCCGCCTCCCGCGCCGCGCGTCCGGCGAGGTCGAGGTGGCGCTCCCGCAGGCCGCCGCCCGGGCGCTGCGGCTGACGCCCGGTGACCGGCTCACCCTGGCGAACCGGCTGACCGGCCCCGCGGTCCGGGTCCGGGTGGTCGGCGTGTACCGCCCCGCCTCGGTGACGGCACCGTACTGGCGGCTGGACGACCTGCTGGGCCGCGGGGTGAAGGAGTCCGGCTTCACGACGTACGGCCCGCTGCTCGCCGACCCCGGTGTCCTCACCGGCGGCCGGGTCAGCGCCGGTGCCACGGGCTGGCTGGTCTCGGCCGACTTCGCCTCGATGACCACGGACCGGATCGGGGAGCTGCGCACGGCGGCCCGGAAGGGCAGCGCGGTCCTGCGCGAGCCGGCCACGCTGAGCGGTGCGACGGTCTCGCAGACCGCGCTGCCGGACGTCCTGGACGGGGTGGACCGTTCGCTGCTCGTGGCCCGCTCCACCCTGCTGATCATCGGGCTCCAGCTGGTGCTGCTCGCCGGCTACGCGCTGCTGCTGGTCGCCCGGCTGCTCAGCACCGAACGCGCCGACGAGACCCGGCTGCTGCGGGCCCGCGGCGCCTCCCGTACCGGGATCGCCGTCCTCTCCGCGGCCGAGGCGCTGCTGCTCGCGGTCCCCGCGGCGGTGTGCGCGCCGCTGCTCGCCGGCCCGCTCACCGCCCTGCTCGCCGGGCACGGCCCGCTGGCCCGGCTCGGGCTGCGCCTGGACCTCCCGCCCGCCGGCCGGCCCGCCGTCTGGCTGGTGGCGGCCGCGGTGGCCCTCGGCTGCGCGCTGGCGGTGACCGTACCGGCGGTGAGGGGCGCCGGGGCCGAGGTGCGCAAGCCCGGCGCCCGGCGCGCCTGGCCGCTGCCCCGAAAGCTACGCCGGAAGCCGGGCCGCACCGCCGTACCGGCCCCGCTGCGGGCCGGCGCCGACCTCGGGCTGCTGGCGATCGCCGGGGTGGCCTACTGGCAGCTGGGCCGGCAGGGCTCCGGAGGCGTGGCCGCCGACCGGTCGGGCACCCTCGGTGTCGATCCGCTGCTGGTGGCCGCGCCCGCGCTGGCCCTGCTCGCCGGAACCGTGCTCACCCTGCGGCTGCTGCCGCCCGTGGCCCGGTTCGCCGAGCGGTGGGCGGCCCGCGGTCGGGGGCTGCCGGTGGCGCTGGCCGGCTGGCAGTTCAGCCGGCGCACCGCGCGCGGCGCCGGCCCGGTGCTGCTGCTGGTCCTCGCCGTCGCCCTCGGCATCCTCGCGATCGGTCAGGCCGCCTCCTGGGACCGCTCGCAGGACGACCAGGCCGACTTCCGGGCCGGGGTGCCGGTGCGGGTCCTGGCCGCCGGGGAGGACGCGTTCGGCCGTACCGACCTGTACGCCGACCTGCCGGACGTGCGCGAGGCCGCCCCGGCCGTGCGCACCGCCCAGCCTCTGTCCGGCGACCGGACGGCCACCGTGCTGGCCCTCGACACCGCGCACGCGGCGGACGCCGTCCTCATGCGCCCCGACCTGGCCGACGAACCGGTACGGCCGCTGCTGGGCCGGCTCGCCCCGAAGGGCGCCCCGGCCGGGGCCCGGGTTCCCGCGGGC contains these protein-coding regions:
- a CDS encoding vWA domain-containing protein, which gives rise to MANFAKSNVPQFSVDVYQNEYLPEGGSEVNAIVTVSATGGGTIGSTVSAPVYAPGQRPSAAVALMVDCSGSMDYPPTKMRNARDATAAAIDTLRDGTRFAVIGGTHVATEVYPGDGRLAVADATTREQAKQALRRLSAGGGTAIGTWLRLADRLLSSADVTIRHGILLTDGRNEHEAPEDLRAALDACAGRFTCDARGVGTDWEVKEVTGIASALLGTADIVADPAGLAADFTKMMETAMGKEVADVALRVWTPVGTAIRFLKQVAPSMEDLTGRRTEAGPRAGDYPTGSWGDESRDYHLCVTVPPAGLGREMLAARVSLVIPQPDGGAQNLGAQGLVRAVWTDDMTASTSINPQVAHYTGQAELAQAIQKGLDLRKAGDFDGATAKLGRAVQLASASGNADTAKLLAKVVDVVDAATGTVRLKTRVAEADEMTLETRSTKTVRVKK
- a CDS encoding PP2C family serine/threonine-protein phosphatase gives rise to the protein MSQKPQQAALPKCPSCAEPVESGDLFCGACGYDLSVVPAPQQDQQDHPTLTMTGSAASGDGTAGAPVSGHESGTGQTGGSGVRFDRPAEPDEYPLQAPDPRLAAAPAASADPAQVCVACRAGRVDSDGYCENCGHAQPRERDHVERESGPVAAVSDRGLRHHRNEDAFAVGHTTLPDGTPAAVAIVCDGVSSATRPDDASLAASQAAGDTLLAALPRGTHPQQAMHEAIVAAAQAVNALAEEPATAREHAPHQNAPACTIVGAVVTSGLLVVGWVGDSRAYWVPTDRGTPPARLTEDDSWAAQMVAAGLMSEAEAYADERAHAITGWLGADAYELEPHTASFKPDRPGAVVVCTDGLWNYAETAEEMCEVVPADAATRPLHGARVLVGHALDGGGHDNVTVAVLPFPAPPQGAGSA
- a CDS encoding serine/threonine-protein kinase, with translation MSQPGQTCQRPGCEGLYEDVGGGELYCDTCGLAPVVSAGGPSSGDGTVGSPPTGITRAASDSGGSGSSRTSSQSSRSRRSVSGRLSRSLSGKSTGRSVSVRSSGSSSGASTRGRLGAGLVSVPQVPRPDPRAMVLENPEVPERKRFCSRSDCGAPVGRARGDRPGRTEGFCTKCGHPYSFVPKLKAGDIVHGQYEVAGCLAHGGLGWIYLAVDRAVSDRWVVLKGLLDTGDQDAMAAAISERRFLAEIEHANIVRIYNFVEHLDQRTGSLDGYIVMEYVGGKSLKEIANARRAPDGRRDPLPVEQACAYGIEALEALGHLHSRNLLYCDFKVDNAIQTEDQLKLIDMGAVRRMDDDESAIYGTVGYQAPEVAETGPSVASDLYTVGRTLAVLTFDFQGYTNVYADSLPDPDSIEVFRRYESFYRLLVRATDPDPARRFASAQEMAEQLTGVLREVVALQTGQPRPSLSTLFGPELKVTDTELFPRLDADVSRLGARPARKAEPAVPAPAPPALVKPVDTPAAALALPVPLVDPSDPNAGFLAGLPASAPAELVTALAAAPAQTVETRLRQIRARLESGDHQGAAMSLAKLDEERPDDWRVVWYRGVAALVTGDFEGAALAFDAIYDAFPGEAAPKLALGLCAEVLGQLDNAAEYYRLVWTTDPSFVSAAFGLARVQLAAGDRREAVRTLESVPESSIHYTAARVAAVRARIARRTADAGDVPLLDDLTAAAGQVEALQAYGLDPARRERLSAEVLGCALDWILSGGQGTGPAVGGRVLLGSGLDERGLRFGLERAYRTLARLATGGEERIELVERANRYRPRTWV
- a CDS encoding methyltransferase domain-containing protein is translated as MGAHDTEIEVLADAARAALVREIDADGAWDADPVWREAFAAVPRHLFVPYYYVAGPRGYERRWGENPDLEARERWVRGAYADEPLATRLRDGRLLSSSSQPSLMARMLVALRVRDGDRVLEVGAGTGYNAALLAHRLGADDLVTTIDLEPEITESARQHLAAAGFRPVVVTGDGARGAPERAPFDRIIATCELPTVPRAWLAQCRPGARVLTPLATGLLALSVRDAEHAEGRFLPRAAFFVPLRGEGGAEPESVCLAGLPGRAREQEPFRFLLALARGTLDPREAYALWEREGEPGRGRYGVTVAGEHTWAWLDDPEGPYAWPLP
- a CDS encoding FHA domain-containing protein, with the translated sequence MPTCPNGHQSGSDDWCEVCGHRMAGAVPPPPPPPPPAAGGYGFPPPAGAGGRPGPAAADPEPELCPQCRTPREGGAPFCEECRWNFLTNTATSYTPAAPRPPQPRFQPPSATYGGGDGYEYQGSRPSQVNRPAEPIPSFGSEPSGPTPFGGNRAPSGPPTSPGPSGPPPFGTGNQRPPGPPPGFGGGPNTAPGQRPGPQGPGAPSTPPGFGGGPGQGQGHPGQGQGQGQGPGSGGPSGFGGGPGQGQGHPGQGQGPGSGGPSGFGGGPGQGPGAGGPSGFGGGPGQGPGTGGPSGPSGFGGGQGQGQGQGQGQGPGHGFGGPGQGPGGPSAPPPPFGREPSRPGGPTPPGPSGFGGGPGGAPQGFQQAGASAPPAFPRETGRPAAGDDDWVLSPPSSPGPGGPGGPGQGPGGQGGGYGYPHPGATQAPGGPGGFPQAPQASQPATWTATIGPDREYFMAMMQRSGPEAAGLNLPAYSPEQQRTLSGNQVTIGRRRHSTGDTPDIDLSVPPEDPGVSHQHAVLVQQPDGSWAVVDQNSTNGTTVNMSEEPIQPFVPVPLQDGDRVHVGAWTTITVRRG
- a CDS encoding glutamate ABC transporter substrate-binding protein produces the protein MYVSRARASLRGWGGVAAMAVLCALALACVLLLPCTQRAPDEPARAGQKSATGIQARADGCVDSEAHRQTLAPSGADGPTIEAIKARTGAKRKLIVGVDQNGYRWGYRNPNTEGAQLEGFDIDLVHHIAADILGDPDAVQFKAIPTSQRIAAIEDGRVDMVVRTMTITCDRLRHVAFSAPYFKTGQQVLAPKSSPITGYDDSLAHKKVCTAAGSTTYTKLAADRKEGRLPASTDISTTVPNQLDCLVRLQLGEVDAVVTDGALAASQAAQDPTVELKGKPFTTEYYGVAMKKDADDLVRRVNRVLVDYRAQGWQTSYDDWLSATLGRDASASKPPAPQYLRGS